In Holophagaceae bacterium, the sequence CTGGGCATCTGCATGGCGCTGGAATCCGATTGGGAAGTCACCGCCTCGGACATCAGCCAGGGCGCGTTGGCTGTGGCCAGGCGCAATGCGGAGAAACACGGGGCGGAGCTGAGGTTCGTCGCGGGCGATCTGCTGGCGCCCATCCCGGACCCGCTGGAATTGGTGGTCTCCAACCCGCCCTATGTGGATCCCGCCGACGCTTCCACGCTCCAGCGGGAGCTGTCCTTCGAGCCCGCGCAGGCCCTCTTCGCCGGAGACAAAGGGTTGGCCCTCTCCACCGGAATTCTTCAACAGGCCAAAGCCCGCGGGGCCCGAGCGGCCGTGTTGGAGATCGGAACTGGGCAGGGCGCGGAGCTGATCGAGCGAGCCCGCGGGATGGGTTGGACCTCTGCGGCGGTGCGCCAGGATTGGGCAGGCCACGACCGGG encodes:
- the prmC gene encoding peptide chain release factor N(5)-glutamine methyltransferase, producing the protein MTITFSELRLDLASALAHFLEPDEASAESLRWFEDGLDWNRAKLSAHGEDAVPALVRRQVGQWLRRRREGEPWAYIIGFERFRGHRFEVTKDTLIPRPETELVLEAALETGRRLGLRRACDIGTGSGILGICMALESDWEVTASDISQGALAVARRNAEKHGAELRFVAGDLLAPIPDPLELVVSNPPYVDPADASTLQRELSFEPAQALFAGDKGLALSTGILQQAKARGARAAVLEIGTGQGAELIERARGMGWTSAAVRQDWAGHDRVLIAETKPA